Below is a window of Allomuricauda ruestringensis DSM 13258 DNA.
TGAACGAGCAATTTGTGGACAACTTTAATGCTGCGGGAGAAAATGGACCGGAATCCATGTTCGCCATTCAATTTGCTTCGGATGATGGACGTTCCTTCAACGGAAACGGTGCCGGTACCTTGAACTTCCCTGGCGGCGGACCATTGGGTACTTGCTGTGGTTTTTATCAGCCTACTCAAGATTTGGTTAACGCCTACCAAACGGATGGTTCAGGATTACCATTGTTAGATTCCTATGCAGCAACTGATGTGACTAATGATTACGGAATCAATAGTGATGAACCTTTTACACCTCATACAGGGCCGCTAGATCCAAGATTGGATTATACGGTATCCCGTAGAGGAATTGATTACAATGGTTTCGGGCTAAACCCTGGAAAGGAATGGATAAGGGCATCTTTTGGAGATATTTCCGGACCTTATTTGCCTAAAAAGAATGTATACCAAGCAGATGAGGTGGATGCCAACCGCGGTACAGGTGGTTGGGGTTCTGACTGGTCTGGTATCAACTATAACGTAATGCGATTTGCAGACGTACTGTTGATGGCAGCTGAGGCGGCTACAGAACAGTCCAGCCCAAATTTACCTTTGGCCGTGGAATATGTTAACAGAGTACGTAATAGGGCAAAGAATATGACCCCGGTACAAACAGTTGATGACACTGGGGATGCTGCCAATTATCAAATTGAGCCTTATGCTTCTTTTGGAAGCCAAGACCTTGCAAGAAAAGCAATCCGTTTTGAGCGTCGTTTGGAATTAGGTATGGAAGGACACAGATTGTTCGATTTGAGAAGATGGGGCAATGCTAAAGAAACCATCAATACCTACATTCAAAACGAAGGTGAAGATTTCGACCAATCAAATTACGATTCCAAATTTGGTACATACCAAGACAAACATGACCTTTTCCCAATTCCGATCAATGCAATCGACCAAAGTGGAGGTGTATTGACACAGAATACCGGTTATTAATAATAGTAGTCTGAGTTAGTTTAATTTAATTCGAGTTAGTAAATAGGTTGCCAAAATACATTGGCAACCTATTTTAATTATAGACAAATCCTATTAATTAAAAATTAACCATTATTAATTGAACATTAACCGTAGATGGTTCAAATACAGTACCTGAATTTGTATTTTTAGTATTAGGAGCGACCATCAGCTAAAAAAATAAATCCAATTTCTTTTTGATGAACAACAGTTTGCAACGTTCAAACATTGGTGTCTCATCTGAATTTTGGTTAACCCGTAAAAACTTCAGCACAGTGAATAAAAGTTATATTTTAATTGCAGTGGCTTCATTACTGGTCATTTCTTGTTCCAAGAAACAAGAGGACACTTTGTTTACTTCAATCTCATCCGACCATTCCGGCATTACATTCAACAATAAAATAGTTGAGACCGATAGTTTCAATATTCTCACAAGCGAATACATTTTTAATGGAGGAGGGGTTGCCGTAGGTGACTTTAATAATGATGGCAAGCCCGACCTTTTTTTTACAGGTAACCAAGTGACCAACAAGTTATACCTCAACCAAGGCGATTTTGAGTTTAAGGACGTAACCGAGGTATCCGGTGTGGAAGCGGCGGATAAATGGAAAACAGGTGCCGCTGTAATCGACATAAACAATGATTCACTTCTTGATATTTATGTCTGCGCCGCAATGTATGCAAGCCCCGAGGAAAAGGCCAATATGCTCTATATAAATCAAGGAGTGGATGATGGCGGCATTCCTATTTTTAAAGAAATGGCCAAGGAATATGGCGTTGCGGATACCGGCAATAGCATGAATGCAGCATTTATAGACTATAACAAAGATGGCTTTTTGGACTTATACGTGCTTAACAATGTGGATATACATGTACTGCCGGCAAACTATAGGGAAAAGATCACCGATGGTTCCTCTTTGAGCAACGACCGTTTATACCGAAACAATGGCGACAATACCTTTACTGATGTAACCATAGAGGCGGGCATTACCATTGAAGGGTACGGTCTTGGCGTGGCCATTTCCGATCTGGATTACGACGGTTGGCCAGATATTTATGTAAGCAACGATTATCTGAGCAATGACATCATGTACATTAATAATGGGGATGGGACATTTACCGATAAAATAAGTGAGTTTGTAAAGCATCAAAGCAAATTCTCCATGGGCTCCGATGTAGCCGACTTTAACAATGATGGCTATCTCGATATTCTTACATTGGATATGCTCGGGGAAACAAATTACAGGTTAAAAACAACAATCAAATCAACTAAGTACAATGATTATCACATGAATGACAGGTATGGATACGACTATCAATATATGCGTAACATGCTTCAAATGGGGCAAGGTCCCGATATGCCCTATAGTGAAATTGGCCTTATGGCGGGCATCGCCAAAACCGATTGGAGCTGGTCACCACTTTTTGTTGATGCCGATAACGATGGACGAAAGGATATATTGATCACCAATGGTTTTCCACGAGACATCACCGACCTGGATTTTGGTGAATTCAATTTCAATGTTCAAAAATATCTTAGTACGGCCCAAATTTTGGATTCCATTCCAGTGGTCAAAATACCCAATTACGCTTACCGAAATGAAGGTGATGGTCAGTTTAAGGATGTAGGTGAAGCATGGGGATTGAGTATCCCTTCCTTTTCAAACGGAGCAGCATTTGCCGATTTGGATGCCGATGGTGACTTGGATTATGTGGTGAACAACATCAATGATGAAGCCTTTCTTTTCAAAAACAACCTCGAAGCAAAGCAAAAAGAGGATAAAAATTTCCTTCAGTTGGATTTGAAAGGCCCAAAAAACAATCAAGCAGGTCTGGGCACCAAGGTGGCCCTACGTTTTGGGGACGGAACCTTTCAATATTACGAGCATCAGTTGAACAGGGGCTATTTATCAACAGTACAAAGTATGGCCCATTTTGGTTTGGGGCCTCAAAAAACAATTACATCCCTCGAAATAGTATGGCCAGATGGAAAATTCCAGGTGTTAACCGATGTACCAAGTAACCAAACCCTGAGTATTGATCATGGTGAAGCCACTCCTTTAAGTGACCGCGAATTGGCATTTCCTTTGGCACCAAAACAGCTCAAGACCATATATCAAGAAATATCGGAGCAAATAGGTGTCAATTATATCCATAAGGAAACAGATAAGGCCGATTTTTACCTACAACCTACATTGCCCCACAAACTAACACAGAATGGACCCCGGCTTGCAAAGGGGGACATCAATGGGGACGGCTTTGAAGATTTTATCATTGGAAGCTCATCCGGGCATTCCCCAACGATTTTTATGCAAGATTCCAAGGGAACTTTTACCAGCACATCTTTGTTCGAAGGCGAAGAATATAAAAAATACGAAGAGACAAGTATTTCCCTTTTTGATTTGGACAATGATGGAGACCTTGACCTTTATATGGTTTCCGGAAGCAACGAGTTTGATTTGGACTCACCATATTATCATGATTACCTAATGATCAATCAGGGCAATGGCAAGTTTACCATGGCAAAAGATAAAATGCCGGAGATAAATTCCAGTGGATCGGTAGTAGAGGCCGAAGACTTTGATGGAGATGGCTATGTGGATCTATTTGTTGGCGGACGAACCCCTTTTTCACAATATCCCAAACCGGATAATTGCTATCTGTTGAAAAACGAAAAAGGAAAATTGGTCGATGTGACCGAGGCATACAGTAAAGCACTCAGGACCCCAGGAATGATAACCGATGCCAAATGGGCCGATTTGGATCACGACAGTTTGAAGGATCTTATTTTGGTGGGCGAATTTATGCCAGTAACCATTTTTA
It encodes the following:
- a CDS encoding RagB/SusD family nutrient uptake outer membrane protein — its product is MRKKILYSTIMAGLLLWACSEDFTEKPATGALSDEALQNATGVDLKLTAAYSAMDGERINRQGEGVAAGGDNWWADVVSDDAHRGSEDGDNTALFQVETLDWQTGNSWFLGRWSALFGGVNRCNAVLDLINQIEEGDFSQQEGEALFLRGYYNFELQKFFGNVPFITVENLVNQEFNQPNPGPIWAEIEADFQAAIDRLGDDIVVGRANAWVAKAFLGKAYLYQGKYEQALPLFNDVINNGPYSLNEQFVDNFNAAGENGPESMFAIQFASDDGRSFNGNGAGTLNFPGGGPLGTCCGFYQPTQDLVNAYQTDGSGLPLLDSYAATDVTNDYGINSDEPFTPHTGPLDPRLDYTVSRRGIDYNGFGLNPGKEWIRASFGDISGPYLPKKNVYQADEVDANRGTGGWGSDWSGINYNVMRFADVLLMAAEAATEQSSPNLPLAVEYVNRVRNRAKNMTPVQTVDDTGDAANYQIEPYASFGSQDLARKAIRFERRLELGMEGHRLFDLRRWGNAKETINTYIQNEGEDFDQSNYDSKFGTYQDKHDLFPIPINAIDQSGGVLTQNTGY
- a CDS encoding VCBS repeat-containing protein, whose translation is MNKSYILIAVASLLVISCSKKQEDTLFTSISSDHSGITFNNKIVETDSFNILTSEYIFNGGGVAVGDFNNDGKPDLFFTGNQVTNKLYLNQGDFEFKDVTEVSGVEAADKWKTGAAVIDINNDSLLDIYVCAAMYASPEEKANMLYINQGVDDGGIPIFKEMAKEYGVADTGNSMNAAFIDYNKDGFLDLYVLNNVDIHVLPANYREKITDGSSLSNDRLYRNNGDNTFTDVTIEAGITIEGYGLGVAISDLDYDGWPDIYVSNDYLSNDIMYINNGDGTFTDKISEFVKHQSKFSMGSDVADFNNDGYLDILTLDMLGETNYRLKTTIKSTKYNDYHMNDRYGYDYQYMRNMLQMGQGPDMPYSEIGLMAGIAKTDWSWSPLFVDADNDGRKDILITNGFPRDITDLDFGEFNFNVQKYLSTAQILDSIPVVKIPNYAYRNEGDGQFKDVGEAWGLSIPSFSNGAAFADLDADGDLDYVVNNINDEAFLFKNNLEAKQKEDKNFLQLDLKGPKNNQAGLGTKVALRFGDGTFQYYEHQLNRGYLSTVQSMAHFGLGPQKTITSLEIVWPDGKFQVLTDVPSNQTLSIDHGEATPLSDRELAFPLAPKQLKTIYQEISEQIGVNYIHKETDKADFYLQPTLPHKLTQNGPRLAKGDINGDGFEDFIIGSSSGHSPTIFMQDSKGTFTSTSLFEGEEYKKYEETSISLFDLDNDGDLDLYMVSGSNEFDLDSPYYHDYLMINQGNGKFTMAKDKMPEINSSGSVVEAEDFDGDGYVDLFVGGRTPFSQYPKPDNCYLLKNEKGKLVDVTEAYSKALRTPGMITDAKWADLDHDSLKDLILVGEFMPVTIFMNKKDSFQQMDQTGIQQLSGWWECVLAEDFDGDGDVDLLAGNLGENNLYNPSEERPVTMLAKDFDNNGAIDPVMFAYFKSDFEDSTFQPYPVNFWGDLMSQSPMFRKKFNYFREFATTTKSGLFTPEELEGADELMANHDQTTYFENDGNGQFKMGRLPWQTQSSPIKCMITTQAGGNASTDVLMIGNDFGNEAFIGRYDAFNGGVLLGDNKGTFEFKNAEESGFKVTGDAKDMIQVERADGGHPYIIVTQNRGKALVFTKTE